A genomic stretch from uncultured Pseudodesulfovibrio sp. includes:
- a CDS encoding sigma-54 dependent transcriptional regulator, producing MSARTVLFIAEPQSVTGIFPTLQKAGLQAGLADNLTGALGFIKKSNPCLVFCRPELQGFDAKGFLTQAQSIEGFPPVVIFSASGSAEQATEYLSLGARDYWIEPLVWEKIKLVLPDPEPEPEPEPAPVPTHRATASAPSAPSKFQIIGRHNAVLRVLALARQVAGSKATVLISGESGTGKEMFARYLHHNSTRTDKPFVAINCAALPEHLLESELFGHEKGAFTGAINRKLGKFELADGGTILLDEITEMDLGLQAKLLRVLQESEFDRVGGVETVNIDVRVLATTNRDIETTVKEGKFRQDLFYRLNVIPLALPALRERGDDVLLLAEYFTNKFTATYGLERLTFSEDAKKWLMSYDWPGNVRELQNLMERAVLLAGQGPIQTRHFLMGDEQWTPDDLSSIDADQQAASEAAPPSTPDEALSVMPIHEMEKRLILKSLEETTGNRTRAAELLGISVRTLRNKLNEYKKEGLDV from the coding sequence ATGTCGGCTAGAACAGTACTTTTCATCGCGGAACCGCAGTCCGTCACAGGCATCTTCCCAACCTTGCAGAAGGCGGGGTTGCAGGCCGGACTGGCTGACAACCTCACCGGCGCACTCGGCTTCATCAAAAAGTCCAACCCGTGCCTCGTATTCTGCCGACCAGAGCTTCAGGGATTTGATGCAAAGGGTTTCCTGACGCAGGCTCAGTCCATCGAAGGATTCCCGCCTGTGGTCATTTTCTCCGCATCCGGTTCTGCCGAGCAGGCTACGGAGTATCTGTCGCTCGGAGCCCGCGATTACTGGATCGAACCGCTTGTCTGGGAAAAGATCAAGCTCGTCCTGCCCGACCCTGAACCCGAGCCGGAACCGGAACCTGCGCCAGTCCCCACCCACAGGGCAACAGCCTCCGCACCGTCCGCGCCCAGCAAATTTCAGATCATAGGCCGCCACAATGCGGTTCTGCGCGTACTCGCCCTTGCCCGACAGGTGGCAGGTTCAAAAGCCACCGTGCTCATCTCCGGCGAGTCCGGTACAGGTAAGGAAATGTTCGCCCGTTACCTGCATCACAATTCGACCCGCACCGACAAACCGTTCGTGGCTATCAACTGCGCGGCCCTGCCAGAACATCTTCTTGAATCCGAACTTTTTGGTCACGAGAAAGGCGCGTTCACCGGGGCCATCAACCGCAAGCTCGGCAAGTTCGAACTGGCTGACGGCGGCACCATACTGCTCGACGAAATCACGGAAATGGACCTCGGCCTCCAGGCCAAGCTGTTGCGCGTATTGCAGGAATCCGAATTCGACCGCGTAGGCGGCGTTGAAACGGTCAACATCGACGTGCGCGTGCTGGCAACCACCAACCGCGACATCGAAACCACGGTCAAGGAAGGCAAATTCCGTCAGGATCTGTTCTATCGTCTGAACGTCATTCCACTGGCCCTGCCCGCTCTCAGGGAACGGGGCGACGACGTTCTTCTACTCGCGGAATATTTTACCAATAAGTTCACGGCCACCTACGGGCTTGAACGACTCACCTTTTCAGAGGATGCCAAGAAGTGGCTCATGTCCTACGACTGGCCCGGCAACGTCCGCGAATTGCAGAATCTCATGGAACGGGCCGTGCTCCTCGCCGGACAAGGCCCTATCCAGACCAGACATTTCCTCATGGGCGACGAACAATGGACACCCGACGACCTGTCTTCCATTGATGCCGACCAACAGGCCGCTTCCGAAGCGGCGCCCCCGTCCACCCCGGACGAAGCTCTGTCAGTCATGCCCATCCACGAGATGGAAAAAAGACTCATTCTTAAAAGCCTCGAAGAGACTACCGGCAACCGCACCCGCGCAGCAGAACTTCTCGGTATCTCGGTCCGCACTCTTCGCAACAAGCTCAACGAATACAAGAAAGAAGGTCTCGACGTATAA
- a CDS encoding SulP family inorganic anion transporter, which translates to MAFSLRAQFEAYAPKSITYLKSYSLTALQRDLGAGVTVGIVALPLAMAFAIASGASPQSGLFTAIIAGFVISAFGGTRFQIGGPTGAFVVIISGVIARNGFEGLMLATILAGLLLVVMGLLRLGRLLQYIPYPVTAGFTSGIGLLIFSSQLKDFLGLQVSAMPSAFADQIMACAHALSTAVPETLGIGALTLTTMLLVRRFVPRIPAPFAGIVVGSLAAWFLNLPVETIGSKFGGIPSTMPDFVPLTEISIATIRNILPDALTIAVLAGMESLLSATVADGMSGDRHNSSTELVAQGIANIASPLFGGLPATGAIARTATNIRAGAFSPMAGVFHVLTLVIFIKFMAPVASVIPLSSLAAVLMVVAWDMSEPHRLKRLFLAPKSDSMVMLSTFLLTVFVGLTVAVEIGVVLAAILFMKRMSELVDIHSLDTGLPEEAIISRRTGNPRVVVYEIAGPLFFGMTQRFIDVMRFTRKKPEILVLCMRLVPIIDATGLEGLETVIRKGQARGIRVILSGVNPRIMKIMTRLGTDKIIGSENIFQDFSTAVAATLPYFEEKANAVEDVKKATHMV; encoded by the coding sequence ATGGCTTTTTCATTGCGTGCGCAATTTGAAGCGTACGCTCCCAAAAGTATTACCTATTTGAAATCCTATTCGCTGACTGCGCTGCAAAGGGATCTAGGTGCAGGTGTCACGGTCGGTATAGTGGCTCTGCCGCTGGCAATGGCGTTTGCCATCGCATCCGGGGCAAGCCCGCAAAGTGGTCTGTTTACTGCCATAATCGCCGGGTTCGTAATTTCAGCTTTCGGAGGCACTCGTTTTCAGATCGGCGGTCCGACCGGGGCTTTCGTCGTCATTATTTCCGGGGTGATAGCCCGGAATGGATTCGAGGGTTTGATGCTCGCCACGATTCTGGCGGGTCTCCTGCTTGTGGTCATGGGACTGCTTCGACTCGGACGATTGCTGCAATATATCCCTTATCCGGTCACCGCAGGATTCACTTCCGGTATTGGTCTCTTGATTTTTTCATCCCAATTGAAGGACTTCCTGGGGTTGCAGGTCAGTGCGATGCCGTCTGCCTTTGCAGACCAGATAATGGCCTGCGCACATGCTTTGTCCACAGCAGTCCCAGAGACACTCGGCATCGGTGCGTTGACATTGACAACGATGCTGCTTGTCCGCCGTTTCGTTCCACGAATTCCCGCGCCGTTTGCCGGAATTGTTGTCGGCTCACTCGCGGCGTGGTTTTTGAACCTGCCAGTTGAGACCATCGGGAGCAAATTCGGGGGTATTCCTTCGACCATGCCTGATTTTGTACCCCTGACAGAAATCAGTATTGCCACCATCCGCAATATCCTGCCCGATGCGCTGACCATTGCAGTGCTGGCGGGCATGGAATCACTGTTGAGTGCCACGGTGGCAGACGGCATGAGTGGTGATCGGCATAATTCCTCCACGGAACTGGTCGCTCAGGGCATAGCGAATATAGCCTCTCCGCTGTTTGGCGGACTGCCTGCCACGGGTGCCATCGCCAGGACAGCCACCAATATCCGGGCTGGAGCGTTTTCGCCTATGGCCGGTGTCTTTCACGTTCTAACATTGGTGATTTTCATCAAATTCATGGCACCGGTTGCATCGGTCATTCCACTGTCCAGTCTTGCCGCCGTCTTGATGGTCGTGGCCTGGGATATGAGTGAACCACATCGTCTCAAACGGCTTTTTCTGGCGCCGAAATCCGATTCCATGGTCATGCTGAGCACGTTCCTGTTGACGGTTTTTGTTGGCCTGACAGTGGCTGTGGAAATTGGTGTCGTGCTGGCGGCTATTCTGTTCATGAAGCGTATGAGTGAACTTGTGGATATTCACAGCCTTGATACGGGGCTACCGGAGGAAGCTATCATCAGCCGACGAACCGGAAACCCCAGAGTGGTGGTCTATGAGATCGCAGGGCCACTTTTTTTCGGTATGACCCAGCGGTTCATCGACGTCATGCGGTTTACCCGTAAAAAACCGGAAATCCTCGTGCTCTGCATGCGCCTTGTCCCGATCATCGACGCCACAGGTCTCGAAGGGTTGGAGACGGTCATTCGCAAGGGCCAGGCTCGTGGCATTCGTGTCATTCTGTCAGGAGTCAATCCGAGAATTATGAAAATCATGACCAGGCTCGGCACGGACAAGATTATTGGCAGCGAAAATATCTTTCAGGACTTTTCAACGGCTGTCGCTGCAACTTTGCCCTACTTTGAAGAAAAGGCGAATGCTGTGGAAGATGTGAAGAAAGCTACACACATGGTGTAA
- a CDS encoding AzlD domain-containing protein, with protein MNVYWPVVLGIGVGAFFIRYSFILIIDKVTLPKMVERMLRYIPASVLPALIVPAVLLHKEGGVTTFAGWDQLVAGIVAVLVAWKVRNMLATIASGMIVLWGIQFFL; from the coding sequence ATGAATGTCTACTGGCCTGTCGTGCTGGGAATTGGCGTGGGTGCGTTTTTTATCCGCTATTCCTTTATCCTGATTATCGACAAGGTGACGTTGCCGAAAATGGTGGAGCGGATGCTTCGCTATATCCCCGCCTCGGTGCTTCCAGCCCTTATTGTTCCGGCTGTGCTTCTGCACAAGGAAGGGGGCGTGACAACCTTTGCCGGGTGGGATCAACTGGTCGCCGGTATAGTTGCCGTTTTGGTAGCGTGGAAGGTGCGGAATATGTTGGCGACAATTGCGTCCGGCATGATTGTCTTGTGGGGGATTCAGTTCTTTTTATAA
- a CDS encoding AzlC family ABC transporter permease translates to MTDRKLAFMQGARDISPILAGVMPFGLICGAVGVSAGMPEWATSMMSVIVFAGASQLAAIQLMGEHASIAVVIFTGLIINARFFMYSASIGPHFKGVPPLQKAGLAYLLTDGGYAVSMAHFLSKESSTANRVWYYLGTNVVIWVGYVASTVFGAYIGAVIPPEWRLDFAIPLTFTAVVMPVIIDRPMVLAALVSGGVAVAAASLPYNLGLMVGAVSGMVVGYLAERRLAGA, encoded by the coding sequence ATGACTGATCGAAAATTGGCATTTATGCAAGGCGCTCGAGATATCAGCCCCATACTGGCGGGTGTTATGCCGTTCGGGCTTATCTGTGGAGCTGTCGGGGTCTCCGCTGGAATGCCTGAATGGGCCACCTCGATGATGTCCGTCATCGTTTTTGCCGGTGCATCCCAGTTGGCTGCCATTCAGCTCATGGGAGAACACGCGTCTATTGCCGTGGTCATCTTTACCGGGTTGATCATCAATGCCCGTTTTTTCATGTATTCTGCGTCGATCGGGCCGCATTTCAAGGGAGTGCCGCCGTTGCAAAAGGCAGGCTTGGCTTATTTGCTGACAGATGGAGGGTACGCTGTCTCCATGGCCCACTTCCTCAGTAAAGAATCAAGTACCGCCAACAGGGTCTGGTATTATTTAGGCACCAATGTCGTCATATGGGTGGGGTACGTCGCTTCCACTGTGTTTGGTGCGTATATTGGTGCGGTCATTCCCCCGGAGTGGCGACTTGATTTTGCCATTCCACTGACGTTCACTGCTGTTGTCATGCCGGTCATCATCGACAGACCCATGGTGCTGGCAGCACTGGTTTCCGGCGGTGTGGCCGTTGCTGCGGCCTCGCTTCCATATAACCTCGGGTTGATGGTCGGTGCCGTCAGTGGCATGGTGGTCGGCTACCTTGCCGAGAGGAGGCTTGCCGGTGCTTGA